GACGCTCCATTTGTGACTCAGAAATTCTTTCGGTGCGAAAAAAACCAAAAGGTCCTTCCACATCTTCAGAAGGCCACACACCCAGTTTTGTGGAAACGTCGACAAGAGTGGTTTTGATACCCTCTTTCGCCAAAGCTGCTGCCAACCAATGACCGCGCCCAAAGGCCGAAACCAAGATGACAGGACTTCCCAATTCCATCGACACAAAACTCCTCGAAATAGTCTGTAAATTGTCTTAATGATTAGAAAATCAGGCGTTCGCAAAGTCAAAGGTGCGCACTGCATCCAAAGTCCCCGAAGGGCCTTTTTCTTGAGATTTCAATCGCCCGGCCATAGACTTCTCTGAATCCGGAGGTCCCTATGCGTTTTCTGACTCTTGTTTGCCTGTTTTTTCTTTCCCCGTGGGTTCACGCGACGCAAACACCGGGTGATTTTTTTGAGCTTTCAGCCAATAGTATTTCAGGCAAAAAAGTGAATTTTTCGACTTACCGAGGTAAGGTGGTGCTCGTGGTTAACACCGCTTCTCAGTGCGGCTTCACACCTCAGCTCAAAGAACTCGAAGACATGTACAAAAAATACGCAGATCGTGGCTTCGTCGTCCTGGCCTTTCCTTCGAACGACTTTAAGCAAGAAAAAGCCGACAACACCGAAGTTCAAAAATTCGCCGAAAAAGAATACGGCATCACCTTTCCTCTTTTTGAAAAAGCGCCCGTGAGTGGTGACGACAAACAACCGGTTTATAAATTCCTGACAGAGAAAAAGCCGGGCCTTTTGTTTAAAGACGTCAGTTGGAACTTCGAAAAATTTTTGATCAACCGTCGCGGTCAAGTGGTTGAGCGCTGGAGTTCGATCACAAAGCCCTCTTCAGACAGCCTCACCAAAGCCGTCGAAAAAGCCTTGGCCGAGCCCCTTTAAATTCGACAAAAAACCAGTGATTTCACAGGCTCGGCGAAAAATTATGATGCATCCGTTTCAGATTGAGACAAAGCGCGAAGTCTGGACTTCGTTTTGATACTTTTTTTTGAAGTTTTACCCCCTTTTATTCGATAATATTCAGAGGGGGACCTTTGTGAAAACCGCATCCACTTTTCAGCTTATACTTCTGGCTTTCCTATTGGGCACTTTCGCAGCGCCTTCACTGGCACTCGCCCAATCGGATCACAAATCCTATCTTCTTTCTCAGGTCGACCCCGACGAAGCTTACGATCCCTTCACCGACTATAGTGAATTTGATGAAGAGTCCGACGAAGAGGCGGATATCAACTTTTTCCGCAACGGTCGCTTCTTTACGATTGGCCTCGCCGGGGGTTATCGCGGTTTTACGGGTAACTTTGCCGATGCTTATGAGGCCGCGCCGACTTTTGGAATTTTCTTAAGC
This portion of the Bdellovibrio sp. ArHS genome encodes:
- a CDS encoding glutathione peroxidase, whose translation is MRFLTLVCLFFLSPWVHATQTPGDFFELSANSISGKKVNFSTYRGKVVLVVNTASQCGFTPQLKELEDMYKKYADRGFVVLAFPSNDFKQEKADNTEVQKFAEKEYGITFPLFEKAPVSGDDKQPVYKFLTEKKPGLLFKDVSWNFEKFLINRRGQVVERWSSITKPSSDSLTKAVEKALAEPL